The Candidatus Binatus sp. genome contains a region encoding:
- a CDS encoding NDP-sugar synthase has translation MKALVLAAGMGERLRPLTEVTPKPMLELGGRPLIHYPLAMLRRGGVTEVVINVHHLASAIRRGLGDGSGLGLRITYAPEPVLLGTGGPLNGLREFLGGIESENTFIIANSDTILDLDLRAMLAFHRDRAALATIALFRPANLDYYSRLEIDAGQKLRRMRLLARHDPLQYDDYPADLDDNLAGSLSPFMYCGVIVADQAVFDLMPPAPPWSLMAGLFAPMVANAMPVFGYVHRGYFRTIDDLKSYDALKAEFASSPPPGILAG, from the coding sequence ATGAAGGCATTGGTACTGGCAGCCGGGATGGGCGAGCGGCTTCGCCCGCTGACTGAGGTGACGCCGAAACCGATGCTTGAACTCGGCGGGCGGCCGTTGATCCATTATCCGCTCGCGATGCTGCGGCGCGGCGGCGTCACCGAGGTCGTAATCAACGTCCATCATCTGGCGTCCGCCATTCGGCGCGGACTCGGCGACGGATCGGGGCTCGGACTGCGGATCACGTATGCGCCGGAGCCGGTTTTGCTCGGCACTGGCGGCCCGCTCAATGGCCTCCGGGAGTTTCTGGGCGGGATCGAAAGCGAAAATACATTCATAATCGCCAACAGCGACACGATCCTCGATCTCGACCTGCGCGCGATGCTCGCGTTCCATCGCGACCGCGCCGCACTCGCCACCATCGCGCTGTTCCGGCCCGCCAATCTCGATTACTACAGCCGTCTCGAAATCGACGCCGGCCAAAAACTCCGCCGGATGCGCCTGCTTGCGCGCCACGACCCGCTTCAATACGACGATTACCCGGCCGACCTGGATGACAACCTTGCCGGATCGCTCTCGCCGTTCATGTATTGCGGCGTGATCGTAGCGGATCAGGCGGTATTTGACCTGATGCCGCCGGCGCCGCCCTGGAGCCTGATGGCCGGCCTGTTCGCGCCGATGGTCGCAAACGCAATGCCGGTGTTCGGCTACGTCCATCGCGGCTACTTCCGCACGATCGACGATCTCAAGAGTTACGACGCGCTCAAAGCGGAGTTCGCGTCGTCGCCCCCACCGGGAATTCTCGCCGGCTGA
- a CDS encoding NADH-quinone oxidoreductase subunit D produces MALPARWKDKIVPSDPSDEIMELQMGPSHPAAHGTIKFNLKLDGERIVDCDVEVGFLHRGFEKMCEQGTWTQCFPYTDRLNYASPCINNVGFALAVERLLGIDTTERCKYVRMIMSEVSRIADHLTCLGMAAHEVGGSTAGMYMVEAREFLYDLIEAVTGARVTVTWCRVGGVTHDLPADFADRIKASFARLDQVLSDCDKMLSRNRVFIDRMAGVGKLSQPEAISYGLSGPLLRAAGVPYDVRKAHPYLVYDRMEFEIPTGDRGDNYDRFNVRFQEMYQSKRIIEQALAAIPEGPVTITDPRVVLPDKQKVYSSIEGLMNHFKLIMEGIHVPAGEVYQAVEAANGELGFYVVSDGSGRPYRVRVRPPCFLGMGALNKMLIGRMIPDIIATFGMINMIGGECDR; encoded by the coding sequence ATGGCACTACCGGCGCGCTGGAAGGACAAAATCGTACCGTCGGACCCCTCCGACGAGATCATGGAACTGCAGATGGGGCCTTCGCATCCCGCCGCCCACGGCACCATCAAGTTCAACCTCAAGCTCGACGGCGAGCGGATCGTCGATTGCGACGTCGAGGTCGGATTCCTGCATCGCGGATTCGAAAAAATGTGCGAGCAGGGGACTTGGACCCAATGCTTCCCGTACACCGATCGCCTCAATTACGCCTCGCCCTGCATCAACAACGTCGGCTTCGCGCTCGCCGTCGAGCGCCTGCTCGGCATCGATACGACGGAGCGATGCAAGTACGTGCGCATGATCATGAGCGAGGTTTCGCGCATCGCCGACCACCTGACCTGCCTCGGGATGGCGGCGCACGAGGTCGGCGGCTCCACCGCCGGCATGTACATGGTCGAGGCGCGTGAGTTTCTCTACGACTTGATCGAGGCTGTCACCGGCGCCCGAGTCACCGTGACATGGTGCCGCGTCGGCGGCGTGACCCATGACCTGCCCGCGGACTTCGCCGATCGGATCAAAGCTTCGTTCGCGCGCCTCGATCAGGTTCTCTCCGACTGCGACAAGATGCTCAGCCGCAATCGCGTATTCATCGACCGGATGGCGGGAGTCGGGAAGTTGTCGCAGCCGGAGGCAATCTCCTACGGGCTGAGCGGTCCTCTGCTGCGCGCCGCCGGCGTGCCTTACGACGTTCGCAAGGCGCATCCGTACCTGGTGTATGACCGGATGGAGTTCGAAATCCCCACCGGAGACCGCGGCGACAATTACGATCGCTTCAACGTCCGCTTCCAGGAGATGTATCAGTCCAAGCGCATCATCGAGCAAGCGCTCGCGGCGATTCCTGAAGGTCCCGTCACCATCACCGATCCCAGGGTCGTGCTGCCCGACAAGCAGAAGGTGTACAGCTCGATCGAAGGCCTGATGAACCACTTCAAGCTGATCATGGAGGGCATCCATGTGCCCGCCGGCGAGGTTTACCAGGCGGTCGAGGCCGCCAACGGCGAGTTGGGCTTTTACGTCGTCAGCGACGGCAGCGGCCGGCCGTATCGCGTGCGCGTGCGCCCGCCGTGCTTTCTCGGCATGGGCGCGCTCAACAAGATGCTCATCGGCCGCATGATCCCGGACATCATCGCGACCTTCGGCATGATCAACATGATCGGCGGAGAGTGCGATCGCTAG
- a CDS encoding CoA transferase codes for MARFEPFREPPRALEGLKVVELPCLDTMPFLAASMAAKSFADFGAEVVKVEPPRTGSKERALGPFRDELPDPETGGLHLYLNTNKLGVTIDLENRRGRDLALDLLAPADIVFSPNRPELNEKLGIDWRTLTARFPKLIVVSITFFGAESPYRNLRGGDLVATHMSGVGYETPWHQVTDPSNQPPLKLGGRQSDYLTGYTAAAAAMCALYSRKTNGAGQHVDVGQWLSMVSMIRPNIGFYSHETPDSPSFQRLSTRSKRAAQWVYPCKDGWVSFSAGTDRFWRGAKKAMGNPEWMDSELFDTVLGRAAHIDAIEAGVIDWLSTQTRAGAFERAQAEHVPCFPVHSPAEVAGNEQYKARKFFIDLEHSAAREVRMPGAPCKFTRTPWRIVRGAPRLGEHNQKILGQRIGRSDAELAGLAAAGII; via the coding sequence ATGGCGCGTTTCGAGCCCTTCCGCGAGCCGCCGCGCGCGCTCGAAGGCCTCAAGGTGGTCGAGCTGCCGTGCCTCGACACGATGCCTTTTCTGGCCGCATCGATGGCCGCGAAGTCGTTCGCGGATTTCGGCGCCGAGGTGGTCAAGGTCGAGCCGCCGCGAACGGGATCGAAGGAACGCGCGCTGGGACCGTTTCGCGACGAGCTGCCCGACCCCGAAACCGGCGGGCTGCATCTCTACCTCAACACCAACAAGCTCGGCGTGACGATCGACCTGGAAAACCGGCGCGGGCGCGATCTTGCGCTCGATTTACTCGCGCCGGCGGACATCGTTTTCAGTCCGAATCGTCCGGAACTGAACGAGAAGCTCGGGATTGACTGGCGCACGCTCACGGCCCGATTTCCGAAGCTGATCGTCGTGTCGATAACTTTTTTTGGCGCCGAGTCGCCCTACCGGAATCTGCGCGGCGGCGACCTGGTCGCCACGCACATGAGCGGCGTCGGCTACGAGACCCCGTGGCATCAGGTAACCGATCCATCGAATCAACCGCCGCTGAAGCTCGGCGGCAGGCAGTCTGACTATTTGACTGGCTATACAGCGGCGGCCGCCGCGATGTGCGCACTATACAGCCGAAAGACTAATGGCGCGGGGCAGCATGTCGACGTCGGCCAGTGGCTTTCGATGGTCAGCATGATTCGTCCCAATATCGGGTTTTACTCTCATGAGACGCCCGATTCGCCGTCGTTCCAGCGGCTCTCGACCCGCAGCAAAAGGGCCGCGCAGTGGGTTTATCCGTGCAAGGATGGATGGGTGAGCTTCAGCGCCGGCACCGATCGCTTCTGGCGCGGCGCGAAAAAGGCGATGGGCAATCCCGAGTGGATGGATAGCGAGCTGTTCGACACCGTGCTGGGCCGCGCCGCGCATATCGACGCGATCGAAGCCGGTGTAATCGATTGGCTATCTACCCAGACTCGCGCCGGGGCGTTCGAAAGGGCGCAGGCGGAACACGTGCCGTGCTTCCCGGTGCATTCCCCGGCCGAAGTCGCGGGCAACGAGCAATACAAGGCGCGGAAATTTTTCATCGATCTCGAGCATTCCGCCGCCCGCGAAGTACGGATGCCGGGTGCGCCGTGCAAGTTCACGCGCACGCCGTGGCGAATCGTGCGCGGAGCGCCGCGGCTGGGCGAGCACAATCAAAAGATTCTTGGCCAGAGAATCGGGCGGTCGGATGCGGAGCTCGCGGGACTCGCCGCGGCGGGGATCATCTGA
- a CDS encoding NADH-quinone oxidoreductase subunit C, with protein sequence MLIEKLKARFGGEILDAQNARDEETFTIDRERAYDFFRALRDEPDFDFNFLTDVTAVDWPERKPRFEVVYQLNSLNLAHRIRVKIGVDGADPWVHSVVGVWGAADWLERECFDMFGIVFKGHPDLRRILMYDSFEGYPLRKDYYYNKRQPIVPEIDPVVNPIRSSR encoded by the coding sequence ATGTTGATTGAAAAACTGAAAGCACGCTTTGGCGGGGAAATTCTCGACGCGCAAAATGCACGCGACGAGGAAACTTTCACCATCGATCGCGAACGCGCGTATGATTTCTTCCGCGCGCTGCGCGACGAGCCTGACTTCGATTTCAATTTCCTGACCGACGTGACCGCCGTCGATTGGCCCGAGCGCAAACCGCGCTTCGAGGTCGTCTATCAACTGAACTCGCTCAACCTCGCCCATCGCATCCGCGTCAAGATTGGCGTGGACGGCGCCGATCCCTGGGTCCACAGCGTCGTTGGCGTGTGGGGCGCCGCCGACTGGCTCGAGCGCGAATGCTTCGACATGTTCGGAATCGTCTTCAAGGGCCATCCCGATTTGCGCCGCATCCTGATGTACGATTCGTTCGAGGGTTATCCGCTGCGCAAGGATTACTACTACAACAAACGCCAACCGATCGTCCCGGAGATCGACCCGGTCGTGAATCCGATTCGCTCCTCGCGCTGA
- a CDS encoding DUF1329 domain-containing protein, translating to MKRAIGWGAWCGGVLTAVMLVVGITNAPASAQVRPGDLITPDNAAKVQELLPPGAYARVQHGMEMKIEPTERIDWPQPYTEATEKYSSQTRLTPDHRSLIGYVAGQPFPIIDANDPLAAEKVMWNGVFRPISTDDYDLRWFDCDSVYWGYNKPYFSINDIEIGHYAGYNEVGRTEVQPLPIDPDFNTTRRFYEALLYPVLSPATSRGNGILKFRYADPTRDDDSWTWEPGTRRLRRLSYTMSDTAAGAQAYDPNHYEGWSGKPEDYDFKFLGEKTMLAAVDIHRSPDPRCPTDGGASHCPDPWQLRRLYMIEAKARPGRYASPLYSREIIYIDSEADFPMFVDMYDRGGQLFMNYTTWMNYADRARPDSRIAIYPFKREFQVGSSTTNVQSGFSTVCYHPSLSAPSAESWFINMGAVDREWFTPEAMARAAEGGHGIAGD from the coding sequence ATGAAGCGCGCAATCGGATGGGGAGCCTGGTGCGGCGGAGTTCTGACTGCTGTGATGCTTGTGGTCGGGATTACCAATGCGCCGGCATCGGCTCAGGTAAGACCCGGGGATCTCATCACCCCGGACAACGCGGCAAAGGTCCAAGAGCTGCTCCCGCCAGGCGCATATGCACGCGTCCAGCACGGCATGGAGATGAAGATCGAGCCAACCGAGCGCATAGACTGGCCTCAGCCCTACACCGAGGCGACCGAAAAGTACTCGAGCCAGACCAGACTGACCCCCGACCATCGCAGCCTGATTGGCTACGTCGCGGGTCAGCCGTTTCCGATCATCGACGCTAACGATCCGCTGGCAGCCGAGAAGGTGATGTGGAACGGAGTCTTCCGGCCAATATCCACGGACGACTACGATCTGCGCTGGTTCGATTGCGACAGCGTGTACTGGGGCTACAACAAGCCGTACTTCTCGATCAATGACATCGAGATTGGCCACTACGCGGGCTACAACGAAGTCGGACGGACCGAGGTGCAACCGCTGCCGATCGATCCCGATTTCAACACAACTCGGCGCTTTTACGAGGCGCTGCTCTATCCGGTTCTGTCTCCGGCTACCTCTCGCGGCAACGGGATCCTCAAGTTCCGCTACGCCGATCCAACGAGGGATGACGACAGTTGGACCTGGGAGCCCGGTACGCGCCGGCTCCGGCGTCTGAGCTACACGATGAGTGACACCGCGGCAGGCGCGCAGGCTTACGATCCCAACCACTACGAGGGCTGGAGCGGCAAGCCCGAGGACTACGATTTCAAGTTCCTGGGCGAAAAGACGATGCTCGCCGCCGTCGACATTCATCGTAGCCCCGATCCGCGCTGCCCAACCGACGGCGGCGCAAGCCATTGCCCGGACCCATGGCAACTCAGGCGGCTCTACATGATTGAGGCCAAGGCACGGCCGGGACGGTACGCCAGCCCGCTTTACAGCCGCGAAATTATTTACATCGACTCGGAGGCCGACTTCCCGATGTTCGTGGACATGTATGACCGTGGGGGCCAGTTGTTCATGAACTACACCACGTGGATGAACTATGCCGATCGGGCGCGCCCCGACTCGCGCATCGCGATTTACCCGTTCAAGCGCGAGTTCCAGGTCGGATCCTCGACGACCAACGTGCAAAGCGGGTTTTCCACCGTTTGCTACCATCCGTCGCTGAGCGCTCCGTCAGCGGAGAGTTGGTTCATCAACATGGGCGCCGTGGATCGCGAGTGGTTCACTCCCGAGGCAATGGCGCGCGCGGCCGAGGGCGGGCACGGGATAGCAGGCGACTGA
- a CDS encoding CoA transferase encodes MGTRPLEGIRIADFGWIYSVPHATAWLGALGADVIRIETSGAPDLVRFLTGTDGSIGANRSGIFHAINSSRRSIALNLAMPEAQKIAAKIIRQSDFVTENFTVGNMAKYNLAYDDLVKIKPDIIMLSGTPLGQDGPLAGSVGFGPTAQAFAGLCHITGYPDSFPCGIGGTWPDFAVGTAMVFFLLAALHYRDRTGQGQYLDLSMAEMVTTMMPEAMMDFLMNGRDEAAIGNRDESMAPHGVFPAAGDDQWIAIAIAADDEFAKLCEALGAPSMASDPKFTRLFGRLANVEELEREIAARTRVHPRDELVAKLRARGLAAGPVYSTPELMKDPVFARSSMLVKLKHSEVGERVVPGLPVDFGAIDLEYRGAPMIGEHTDEVLTELLGYSAAEIARLKDAKVLI; translated from the coding sequence ATGGGAACCCGGCCGCTGGAAGGAATCCGGATCGCGGATTTCGGGTGGATCTACTCAGTTCCGCACGCGACCGCATGGCTGGGCGCGCTGGGCGCCGACGTAATCAGGATCGAGACGTCGGGCGCGCCGGACCTGGTGCGATTTCTGACCGGCACCGACGGATCTATTGGCGCCAACCGCAGCGGAATTTTTCACGCGATTAATTCCTCGCGCCGCAGCATCGCGCTGAATCTTGCGATGCCCGAGGCGCAGAAAATCGCGGCCAAGATTATCCGGCAGAGCGATTTCGTCACCGAAAATTTCACCGTCGGCAACATGGCGAAATACAATCTCGCCTACGACGATCTGGTTAAAATCAAACCCGACATAATCATGCTGAGCGGGACTCCGCTCGGCCAGGACGGTCCGCTCGCCGGTAGTGTCGGCTTTGGGCCGACGGCGCAGGCCTTCGCCGGGCTGTGCCATATCACGGGCTATCCCGATTCGTTCCCGTGCGGGATCGGAGGAACCTGGCCGGACTTCGCGGTGGGCACCGCCATGGTGTTCTTCCTGCTCGCGGCGCTGCACTATCGCGATCGGACCGGCCAGGGGCAGTACCTCGACCTGTCGATGGCCGAGATGGTTACGACCATGATGCCCGAAGCGATGATGGATTTTCTGATGAACGGGCGCGACGAGGCCGCGATTGGGAATCGCGACGAATCGATGGCGCCGCATGGCGTGTTCCCGGCGGCAGGCGACGACCAATGGATCGCGATTGCGATCGCCGCCGACGACGAGTTCGCCAAGCTGTGCGAGGCGCTCGGAGCGCCTTCGATGGCGTCCGATCCGAAGTTCACGCGACTGTTCGGCCGCCTCGCGAACGTCGAGGAGCTCGAGCGCGAAATCGCGGCGCGCACGCGCGTCCATCCGCGCGATGAACTGGTCGCGAAACTTCGCGCGCGCGGTCTCGCCGCGGGACCGGTCTATAGCACTCCCGAATTGATGAAGGACCCGGTCTTCGCCCGCTCGAGCATGCTCGTGAAGTTGAAGCATTCCGAAGTCGGCGAGCGCGTCGTTCCGGGACTGCCGGTGGATTTCGGCGCGATCGATCTCGAATATCGCGGCGCGCCGATGATCGGCGAGCATACCGATGAAGTCCTGACCGAGCTGCTCGGGTACAGCGCCGCGGAAATCGCGCGGCTCAAGGATGCGAAGGTGCTGATCTAG
- a CDS encoding lipopolysaccharide kinase InaA family protein → MTWRKMTWQMTGFDRVPLTRGGWTFFIPAYAARFSDGFRESLIDSALAAIDGALATRVRRSRHAETWFENFDQVGGPNAYFKVLDPIRGLNRIRWIFRRRRAAHAALISEHLRAAGVGVPEILLLGAERRGGREIIVTARIDGSNLARYLKRAKLASRRVVLRALGAEVARLHRAGYIHGDLTPFNIFVTGLKPPQFVFIDHERTRRTILSRFERPRMRNLVQLGQLELGGVTNTDRMRVWCGYAAAFPARRRRAQRRRVAAMLAARILHERKGAAAAVRASASVAPHREASGS, encoded by the coding sequence ATGACCTGGCGCAAGATGACCTGGCAAATGACGGGCTTTGACCGGGTGCCGTTGACGCGCGGAGGATGGACCTTCTTCATCCCGGCCTACGCCGCGCGATTTTCAGACGGGTTTCGCGAGAGCCTGATCGATTCCGCACTTGCCGCCATCGACGGCGCCTTGGCGACTCGCGTACGCCGCTCGCGCCATGCCGAGACATGGTTCGAGAATTTCGATCAGGTCGGGGGTCCGAACGCCTATTTCAAAGTGCTCGACCCGATCCGTGGCCTGAATCGAATCAGGTGGATATTCAGGCGCAGGCGCGCCGCGCACGCTGCGTTGATCTCGGAGCATCTGCGCGCCGCCGGCGTCGGAGTCCCGGAGATTCTGCTGCTCGGCGCCGAGCGCCGCGGCGGACGCGAGATCATAGTAACCGCGCGCATCGACGGGTCTAATCTTGCGCGCTATTTGAAGCGCGCGAAGCTCGCGTCCAGGCGCGTCGTGTTGCGCGCGCTCGGCGCGGAGGTCGCGCGATTGCATCGCGCCGGATATATCCACGGCGACCTGACGCCGTTCAACATCTTCGTCACCGGACTTAAGCCGCCGCAATTCGTTTTCATCGATCATGAACGCACCCGGCGCACGATTCTGAGCCGCTTCGAGCGGCCGCGGATGCGCAATCTCGTTCAGCTCGGGCAGCTCGAGCTCGGCGGCGTCACGAATACCGATCGGATGCGCGTGTGGTGCGGCTACGCCGCCGCGTTTCCCGCGCGACGCCGGCGCGCGCAACGCCGCCGCGTTGCCGCGATGCTCGCGGCCAGAATTCTGCACGAGCGCAAGGGCGCAGCCGCCGCCGTCCGCGCATCGGCGTCTGTCGCGCCGCATCGGGAGGCGAGCGGAAGCTGA
- a CDS encoding HAD family hydrolase: MASRKFKAVFFDLDGTLVDIHGPLYIAAKNALDELGHEPPLTHERFREALSSDDVWLGVPEHLRPEYVKLAYAYFLAEVDKTERLEVLPHVQDTLAELKRRGYATGVITSRPGDSRRLVEKLAMVGLASYLDQVVTQTTSTLRALDKTESLKQTALKAAILPRACMYVGDEPRDIMAALGAGYGASVAVATGSASFKYLQTHPYFKPDYVIRSMAELIGLLDNLKAEMAE, translated from the coding sequence TTGGCATCGCGCAAATTCAAGGCGGTCTTTTTCGATCTCGACGGCACCCTGGTCGATATCCATGGCCCGTTGTATATCGCCGCGAAAAACGCACTCGACGAACTCGGCCACGAGCCGCCGCTCACCCATGAGCGCTTTCGCGAGGCGCTTTCCAGCGATGACGTATGGCTCGGAGTGCCGGAGCATCTCAGGCCTGAGTACGTGAAGCTCGCGTACGCGTACTTCCTGGCTGAAGTCGACAAGACCGAGCGCCTCGAGGTGCTGCCGCACGTGCAGGATACGCTGGCCGAACTCAAACGGCGCGGCTATGCGACCGGGGTGATCACCAGCCGCCCGGGTGATTCGCGCCGCCTGGTCGAGAAGCTCGCGATGGTCGGGCTCGCCTCGTACCTGGACCAGGTCGTCACGCAGACCACGAGCACACTGCGAGCGCTGGACAAGACCGAGAGCCTCAAGCAGACCGCGCTCAAGGCGGCGATACTTCCCCGCGCCTGCATGTACGTCGGCGATGAGCCGCGCGACATCATGGCCGCGCTCGGCGCGGGCTACGGCGCGTCGGTCGCGGTCGCCACCGGCTCGGCGTCGTTCAAATACCTGCAGACCCATCCGTATTTCAAACCCGACTACGTGATTCGCTCGATGGCGGAGTTGATCGGCCTCCTCGACAATCTGAAAGCGGAAATGGCCGAGTAG
- a CDS encoding phosphotransferase encodes MQPDNAFEIWAAKAVTRRWPRARVDKIAALRGDLSTRRFWRVSIAQHAASIAPRGETGAPATAILVDLGPDDFPRYVHALNLLPRRRGEPPWIDVHRSLESIGAPVPALYDADLARRALLVEDVGELSLLDAVRRPGADAADLFRLATSELIRLHADGTGQIDRRCVAREIAYSGRLFEWEMKEFAEVGLGVVAPGADFLPIAPELKQLAARLDRFPRVFSHRDYHGHNLFIQDGPRIRIIDFQDALMAPAAQDLAVLLTTRDTDEFITPAIERRILLFYCGGLARRGVPTTLDPAEFMSSYRLCVLQHALKMIGRFEMFERGGKSGYRPYISHALAQARRMLAQMPAEFPELCAALGA; translated from the coding sequence GTGCAACCCGACAACGCGTTCGAAATATGGGCGGCAAAGGCGGTCACGCGGCGATGGCCGCGCGCGCGCGTCGACAAAATCGCCGCTCTGCGCGGCGATCTCTCAACCCGCCGTTTCTGGCGCGTATCGATTGCGCAGCACGCGGCAAGCATCGCCCCGCGGGGCGAAACCGGCGCGCCTGCCACCGCTATCCTCGTCGATCTCGGCCCCGACGACTTCCCCCGCTACGTTCACGCACTGAATCTTCTGCCACGGCGCCGCGGCGAGCCGCCATGGATCGACGTGCATCGATCGCTGGAGTCGATCGGCGCTCCCGTTCCCGCACTCTACGATGCGGACCTCGCCCGGCGCGCGCTGCTGGTGGAAGATGTCGGCGAACTTTCCCTGCTCGACGCCGTCCGCCGTCCCGGCGCCGACGCCGCGGACCTGTTCCGGCTCGCCACCTCCGAACTGATTCGCCTGCACGCTGACGGCACCGGTCAAATCGACCGCCGATGTGTCGCGCGGGAGATCGCTTACAGCGGCCGGCTGTTCGAATGGGAGATGAAGGAATTTGCGGAAGTTGGCCTTGGCGTCGTCGCACCGGGCGCCGACTTTTTACCCATCGCACCCGAGCTGAAGCAGCTGGCCGCGCGGCTCGATCGCTTTCCACGTGTGTTCTCGCATCGCGACTACCACGGCCACAACCTGTTCATCCAGGACGGTCCGCGAATTCGAATCATAGATTTTCAGGATGCGCTCATGGCGCCGGCCGCGCAGGACCTCGCCGTGCTCCTGACGACCCGCGACACCGATGAATTCATTACCCCGGCAATCGAGCGCCGCATCCTCCTCTTCTACTGCGGGGGCCTCGCGCGGCGCGGCGTCCCCACCACGCTCGACCCGGCGGAATTCATGAGCAGCTATCGCCTGTGCGTCTTGCAACACGCGCTCAAGATGATCGGACGCTTCGAGATGTTCGAGCGCGGCGGCAAAAGCGGATACCGTCCCTACATTTCGCATGCGCTCGCACAGGCGCGCCGGATGCTTGCTCAGATGCCCGCCGAGTTTCCTGAACTTTGCGCGGCGCTCGGCGCTTAG
- a CDS encoding glycosyltransferase family 9 protein: MSSPEAIATQIAPPPRRVLIVLLGAIGDVVRALPLLGRIRNAWPDAHIAWAVEPKSSRLLDHHRWLDEAIVFDRTHAPWTFIGFLRRIRKGHFDLAIDLQRHLKSGITSRISGAAVRFGFAKPNTKEFNHLFSNHWIAPQPNMRLKLLQYQAFGDALGIAPSPIEFGLAATDAERARAIEMLRDAPRPILAVILGSSWPSRIYFPESTAAVIRMLARPGAGSPALFPVLLGGPGETGLAGQVMRHLDGVPALNLAGRTSLRDLIAIFPQCAVAFGPDSGPMHIAAAVGCPVVSLWGATAAERSAPWGFAELAISGAIPCQPCYLRQCPVGRECMRRISPEEVTANLRRALAMRGAAG, translated from the coding sequence ATGTCCTCTCCTGAAGCCATCGCTACGCAAATCGCGCCGCCTCCGCGCCGGGTGCTGATAGTGCTGCTCGGCGCGATCGGCGACGTGGTGCGCGCGCTTCCTTTGCTCGGCCGCATCCGCAATGCATGGCCCGATGCGCACATCGCGTGGGCGGTGGAACCCAAGTCAAGCCGGTTACTCGACCACCATCGATGGCTCGACGAAGCGATCGTGTTCGATCGCACGCACGCGCCGTGGACGTTCATTGGGTTTTTGCGGCGAATTCGCAAGGGGCATTTCGATCTGGCGATAGACCTTCAGCGTCATCTCAAAAGCGGCATCACGTCGCGAATCTCGGGCGCCGCGGTTCGTTTTGGTTTCGCCAAGCCGAACACCAAGGAGTTCAACCACCTTTTTTCGAATCATTGGATCGCGCCGCAGCCGAACATGCGCCTGAAGCTCCTGCAATACCAGGCGTTCGGCGACGCGCTCGGGATTGCGCCGTCACCGATCGAATTCGGACTCGCCGCGACGGACGCGGAACGCGCCCGCGCGATCGAGATGCTGCGCGATGCGCCGCGTCCGATCCTGGCCGTGATCCTTGGCTCGTCGTGGCCAAGCCGCATCTACTTTCCTGAATCGACCGCCGCGGTAATTCGGATGCTCGCGCGCCCCGGCGCCGGCAGCCCTGCCTTATTTCCCGTGTTGCTCGGCGGTCCCGGCGAAACCGGACTCGCCGGCCAGGTCATGCGCCATCTCGACGGCGTCCCCGCGCTCAATCTGGCCGGACGCACCTCGCTGCGCGATCTGATCGCGATCTTTCCCCAATGCGCCGTCGCGTTCGGACCCGACTCCGGCCCGATGCATATCGCGGCCGCCGTGGGATGCCCGGTCGTATCGCTGTGGGGCGCCACCGCCGCCGAGCGCTCCGCGCCGTGGGGCTTCGCCGAACTCGCAATCAGCGGCGCGATCCCGTGTCAACCCTGCTATCTTCGTCAATGCCCCGTCGGGCGCGAATGCATGCGGCGAATATCCCCCGAAGAAGTCACTGCCAACTTGAGGCGCGCGCTCGCGATGCGTGGAGCGGCCGGATGA
- a CDS encoding NADH-quinone oxidoreductase subunit A, which translates to MTTWYPVAVTLFVAGVIVGVMCTINMLIGPKRAGAAVKSEAFECGNPPSGSAWGRFSVRFYLTAILFLIFDVEVIFLYPWAVELRYLGMFGFVEALIFIAILCVGLLYAWQRGALDWD; encoded by the coding sequence ATGACAACCTGGTATCCCGTGGCTGTGACCCTGTTTGTCGCCGGCGTGATCGTCGGCGTCATGTGCACGATCAACATGCTGATCGGCCCCAAGCGTGCCGGTGCTGCGGTCAAGAGCGAGGCTTTCGAATGCGGCAACCCGCCGAGCGGTTCGGCGTGGGGGCGGTTCTCGGTGCGATTTTATCTGACGGCGATCCTGTTTCTGATCTTCGACGTCGAGGTGATTTTTCTGTATCCGTGGGCGGTCGAGTTGCGCTATCTGGGGATGTTCGGCTTCGTCGAGGCGCTTATCTTCATCGCGATTCTCTGCGTCGGCCTGCTCTACGCCTGGCAGCGCGGCGCGCTTGATTGGGACTAG